Proteins encoded within one genomic window of Dermatophilus congolensis:
- a CDS encoding methyl-accepting chemotaxis protein, whose product MAFSTDAVGRAQKTNRRRGVRPRILLVGAIGVIGALLLSMTSLVALNNVTAASQTMSKAALARVVAWRTAQALSELNGQQNGYVIEALPTEAPPVSDTAGSRKAYVKAVEQMDQVLTQADQVFDDPTQQELLGKVKNAYGDWKNNDAKVVSALLLKTAAGNKEASALATNQAGKIMDELRVSSDKMNELAKQNFEEAQAAVLSARTSAIWVGLLVLAVVALVVGVLAMRISGSIIASVQGVLASVEAIRRRDLSVPSVRKTNDELGDMAEAIEETRLSLREVMSRVADASSSVAAASEELTATASQVRSSSEVSSRQAGVAAQSAASVSESVGTVAAGTEEMTASIREIAQNTTDAAAVAASAVQVADQTNATVAKLGESSLEIGEVIKTITSIAEQTNLLALNATIEAARAGEAGKGFAVVANEVKDLAQETSRATDDIGRRVEQIQLDTQAAVSAIAEISGIIASINDTQSTIASAVEEQTATTNEMSRSASEAAAGTSEISSGIQEVSAAAEDTNEAVSSTVQAAEELSRRATELQQLVDGFTI is encoded by the coding sequence ATGGCGTTCTCAACTGACGCTGTAGGTCGAGCGCAAAAAACGAATCGTCGTCGTGGGGTGCGGCCAAGAATTTTGCTGGTGGGAGCAATTGGCGTCATTGGTGCTTTGCTTTTATCGATGACTTCGTTGGTGGCGTTGAATAATGTCACTGCTGCCTCACAAACGATGTCTAAAGCAGCGTTGGCGCGCGTTGTTGCGTGGCGAACTGCTCAGGCGCTTTCGGAGTTGAATGGCCAGCAGAACGGGTATGTCATTGAGGCTTTGCCTACTGAGGCCCCGCCGGTAAGCGATACGGCTGGTTCACGAAAGGCTTACGTCAAAGCCGTAGAACAGATGGACCAGGTGTTGACGCAGGCTGATCAGGTTTTTGATGACCCCACCCAGCAGGAACTGCTGGGCAAAGTCAAGAACGCTTACGGCGACTGGAAGAACAATGACGCCAAGGTTGTTTCTGCGCTGTTGTTGAAAACGGCTGCTGGCAACAAAGAAGCCAGTGCTCTGGCCACTAATCAGGCTGGCAAGATCATGGATGAGCTTCGGGTTTCTTCGGACAAAATGAACGAGCTTGCTAAGCAGAATTTTGAAGAAGCGCAGGCGGCTGTGCTCAGTGCGCGTACTTCTGCGATATGGGTGGGGCTGCTGGTTCTTGCTGTTGTGGCGCTAGTAGTCGGTGTTCTGGCTATGCGGATCAGTGGGTCGATTATTGCTTCGGTGCAAGGGGTGCTGGCCTCGGTGGAAGCGATTCGTCGTCGGGACTTGAGCGTGCCTAGCGTTCGTAAAACGAATGATGAGTTGGGCGACATGGCTGAGGCGATCGAAGAGACACGTTTGTCTTTGCGTGAGGTGATGTCGCGGGTGGCGGATGCATCGAGTTCGGTCGCGGCTGCTTCTGAGGAGTTGACTGCTACTGCCTCGCAGGTGCGTTCGTCATCGGAGGTGTCTTCGCGCCAGGCGGGGGTGGCTGCTCAGTCAGCGGCTTCGGTTTCTGAAAGTGTGGGGACTGTTGCTGCAGGTACGGAGGAGATGACAGCCTCTATCCGCGAGATCGCTCAAAATACGACGGATGCTGCAGCTGTTGCTGCTTCAGCTGTGCAGGTAGCTGACCAGACCAACGCTACAGTCGCCAAACTTGGTGAGTCGAGTCTGGAGATTGGTGAGGTTATTAAGACCATCACGAGTATTGCTGAGCAAACGAACCTCCTGGCGCTCAATGCCACGATTGAGGCAGCCCGTGCTGGTGAAGCCGGTAAGGGCTTTGCTGTGGTTGCTAATGAGGTGAAAGATCTGGCTCAAGAAACAAGCCGGGCCACGGATGATATTGGGCGCCGTGTTGAGCAAATCCAGCTAGATACCCAGGCCGCAGTGTCTGCGATTGCTGAGATCAGCGGAATTATTGCCTCCATTAATGACACGCAGTCCACGATCGCTTCGGCTGTAGAGGAGCAAACGGCGACCACGAATGAGATGAGTCGTTCTGCCTCGGAAGCGGCTGCGGGGACCAGTGAGATCTCTTCGGGGATCCAAGAGGTATCGGCTGCTGCTGAAGACACCAATGAGGCGGTTTCTTCGACGGTGCAGGCGGCGGAGGAGCTTTCTCGCCGGGCGACGGAGCTGCAGCAGTTGGTGGATGGCTTCACCATCTGA